From Xenopus tropicalis strain Nigerian chromosome 3, UCB_Xtro_10.0, whole genome shotgun sequence, the proteins below share one genomic window:
- the prc1 gene encoding protein regulator of cytokinesis 1 isoform X2 has product MITEAGSFKGEAIAAESVACLNSALARLRDIWEEIGIPEDQRLQRTDAVKRHVNLLLTRMIEEEENLKQRLLKSIDVCRKELNTLCMELQLPPFEEEEESTILQLEKDLRTRVEVMLKQKKERMHELKLLKERDQDLCDILCTSPYHIDGACVPSLQELDQFRRHLAGLSAEKEHREAEFKSTKKQIILCMEELDRLPDTSFERDVVCEDEEAFCLSKENLTALQELLIQLEEQKMKNQVLCEELRSKITELWERLQISEEERDAFAEYMTGSKGKTIKALQEEFDRLQELKLQNIKRIVEAIRLEISSYWDKCFYSAAQRQAFVPFSSEDYNEDLLCIHDAEISRIKQYYESHKEMFDGVQKWEENWRLFLEFDKKATDPNRFTNRGGNLLKEEKQRAKLQKMLPKLEEELKTSIIAWEQEQGQEFFVNEKKFMDYVAEQWETFHQDKEREKQERLMKKNRQLEEEMYYGSAPKTPNKRRVPGPSTPSSKCRKLNGTSISSSSNSTLRSAFSGTMCHSPVSRPPVCGGKPGLPSRTPTRVFKTPQPKRLEKNKENMSQLNGTAMSGGCYLTIPAQRNISVNSVASTYSEFARELSKATRSNINTNVLNSTITHPPS; this is encoded by the exons ATGATCACTGAGGCAGGCTCTTTTAAAGG TGAGGCAATAGCTGCTGAATCAGTAGCATGTTTAAATTCAGCATTGGCCCGTCTTCGCGATATCTGGGAAGAAATAGGCATACCAGAAGATCAGCGACTGCAAAGGACCGATGCAGTTAAGAGACATGTGAAT CTTCTCCTAACAAGGATGATTGAGGAAGAGGAGAATTTAAAACAGCGTCTCCTAAAGAGTATTGATGTCTGTCGAAAAGAACTTAATACACTATGCATGGAGCTTCAACTTCCACCATTTGAA GAGGAGGAAGAGTCCACTATTCTTCAGCTGGAAAAGGACTTAAGAACAAGAGTAGAAGTTATGcttaaacagaaaaaagaaagaatgcaTGAATTGAAATTATTAAAGGAGCGCGATCAAGATTTGTGTGATATTCTGTGTACATCTCCATACCACATTGATGGTGCATGTGTTCCAAGTCTCCAGGAACTGGATCAATTTAGAAGGCATTTGGCTGGGCTTTCCGCAGAaaag GAACACCGGGAAGCAGAATTTAAAAGTACAAAGAAGCAGATTATTCTTTGCATGGAGGAACTGGATCGTCTTCCTGACACAAGCTTTGAACGTGATGTAGTTTGTGAGGATGAAGAAGCTTTCTGCCTCTCTAAAGAAAATCTTACAGCATTGCAAGAACTTCTTATTCAG TTGGAAGAACAGAAAATGAAGAATCAAGTATTGTGTGAAGAACTAAGGTCTAAAATTACCGAGCTTTGGGAAAGGCTTCAGATATCTGAAGAAGAACGAGATGCTTTTGCAGAGTATATGACTGGATCAAAAGGAAAGACTATTAAAGCA TTGCAAGAGGAATTTGATCGACTTCAGGAATTGAAGCTGCAGAATATTAAACGTATTGTTGAAGCAATTAGGCTGGAAATATCATCTTACTGGGACAAATGCTTCTATAGTGCTGCCCAAAGACAAGCTTTTGTACCATTTAGTAGTG AGGATTACAATGAAGATCTGCTGTGTATTCATGATGCTGAAATATCTCGCATTAAACAATATTACGAGTCTCACAAAGAAATGTTTGATGGTGTGCAAAAATGGGAAGAGAACTGGCGTCTTTTCTTGGAATTCGAT AAAAAAGCTACAGACCCTAATAGGTTCACAAATCGAGGGGGCAATCTGCTGAAAGAAGAAAAGCAAAGGGCAAAACTGCAGAAGATGCTTCCAAAG TTGGAAGAAGAGCTGAAAACGAGTATTATTGCATGGGAGCAAGAACAGGGACAGGAATTCTTTGTAAATGAGAAAAAATTTATGGACTATGTTGCAGAACAATGGGAGACTTTTCATCAGGATAAAGAGAGGGAGAAACAAGAACGG CTAATGAAGAAGAATCGGCAGCTTGAGGAGGAAATGTATTATGGCAGTGCACCAAAAACCCCTAATAAGAGGCGAGTGCCTGGACCCAGTACACCTAGTAGTAAATGTAGAAAG CTTAATGGCACCTCCATCTCCAGTTCCTCCAACAGCACTCTGCGCTCTGCATTCAGTGGGACGATGTGCCACTCTCCTGTATCTCGTCCACCCGTGTGTGGTGGCAAG CCCGGATTACCATCACGAACTCCAACCAGAGTGTTCAAAACCCCACAGCCAAAGCGGCTAGAGAAGAACAAAGAGAATATGTCCCAGTTGAATGGAACCGCCATGAGCGGTGGGTGCTACCTCACAATTCCTGCTCAACGTAACATCAGCGTTAACTCTGTTGCAAGCACCTATTCTGAGTTTGCG
- the prc1 gene encoding protein regulator of cytokinesis 1 isoform X3, whose amino-acid sequence MPGNRAAPAAVSGEAIAAESVACLNSALARLRDIWEEIGIPEDQRLQRTDAVKRHVNLLLTRMIEEEENLKQRLLKSIDVCRKELNTLCMELQLPPFEEEEESTILQLEKDLRTRVEVMLKQKKERMHELKLLKERDQDLCDILCTSPYHIDGACVPSLQELDQFRRHLAGLSAEKEHREAEFKSTKKQIILCMEELDRLPDTSFERDVVCEDEEAFCLSKENLTALQELLIQLEEQKMKNQVLCEELRSKITELWERLQISEEERDAFAEYMTGSKGKTIKALQEEFDRLQELKLQNIKRIVEAIRLEISSYWDKCFYSAAQRQAFVPFSSEDYNEDLLCIHDAEISRIKQYYESHKEMFDGVQKWEENWRLFLEFDKKATDPNRFTNRGGNLLKEEKQRAKLQKMLPKLEEELKTSIIAWEQEQGQEFFVNEKKFMDYVAEQWETFHQDKEREKQERLMKKNRQLEEEMYYGSAPKTPNKRRVPGPSTPSSKCRKLNGTSISSSSNSTLRSAFSGTMCHSPVSRPPVCGGKPGLPSRTPTRVFKTPQPKRLEKNKENMSQLNGTAMSGGCYLTIPAQRNISVNSVASTYSEFARDSTHSDYTSA is encoded by the exons ATGCCGGGAAATCGTGCCGCACCTGCTGCTGTTAGTGG TGAGGCAATAGCTGCTGAATCAGTAGCATGTTTAAATTCAGCATTGGCCCGTCTTCGCGATATCTGGGAAGAAATAGGCATACCAGAAGATCAGCGACTGCAAAGGACCGATGCAGTTAAGAGACATGTGAAT CTTCTCCTAACAAGGATGATTGAGGAAGAGGAGAATTTAAAACAGCGTCTCCTAAAGAGTATTGATGTCTGTCGAAAAGAACTTAATACACTATGCATGGAGCTTCAACTTCCACCATTTGAA GAGGAGGAAGAGTCCACTATTCTTCAGCTGGAAAAGGACTTAAGAACAAGAGTAGAAGTTATGcttaaacagaaaaaagaaagaatgcaTGAATTGAAATTATTAAAGGAGCGCGATCAAGATTTGTGTGATATTCTGTGTACATCTCCATACCACATTGATGGTGCATGTGTTCCAAGTCTCCAGGAACTGGATCAATTTAGAAGGCATTTGGCTGGGCTTTCCGCAGAaaag GAACACCGGGAAGCAGAATTTAAAAGTACAAAGAAGCAGATTATTCTTTGCATGGAGGAACTGGATCGTCTTCCTGACACAAGCTTTGAACGTGATGTAGTTTGTGAGGATGAAGAAGCTTTCTGCCTCTCTAAAGAAAATCTTACAGCATTGCAAGAACTTCTTATTCAG TTGGAAGAACAGAAAATGAAGAATCAAGTATTGTGTGAAGAACTAAGGTCTAAAATTACCGAGCTTTGGGAAAGGCTTCAGATATCTGAAGAAGAACGAGATGCTTTTGCAGAGTATATGACTGGATCAAAAGGAAAGACTATTAAAGCA TTGCAAGAGGAATTTGATCGACTTCAGGAATTGAAGCTGCAGAATATTAAACGTATTGTTGAAGCAATTAGGCTGGAAATATCATCTTACTGGGACAAATGCTTCTATAGTGCTGCCCAAAGACAAGCTTTTGTACCATTTAGTAGTG AGGATTACAATGAAGATCTGCTGTGTATTCATGATGCTGAAATATCTCGCATTAAACAATATTACGAGTCTCACAAAGAAATGTTTGATGGTGTGCAAAAATGGGAAGAGAACTGGCGTCTTTTCTTGGAATTCGAT AAAAAAGCTACAGACCCTAATAGGTTCACAAATCGAGGGGGCAATCTGCTGAAAGAAGAAAAGCAAAGGGCAAAACTGCAGAAGATGCTTCCAAAG TTGGAAGAAGAGCTGAAAACGAGTATTATTGCATGGGAGCAAGAACAGGGACAGGAATTCTTTGTAAATGAGAAAAAATTTATGGACTATGTTGCAGAACAATGGGAGACTTTTCATCAGGATAAAGAGAGGGAGAAACAAGAACGG CTAATGAAGAAGAATCGGCAGCTTGAGGAGGAAATGTATTATGGCAGTGCACCAAAAACCCCTAATAAGAGGCGAGTGCCTGGACCCAGTACACCTAGTAGTAAATGTAGAAAG CTTAATGGCACCTCCATCTCCAGTTCCTCCAACAGCACTCTGCGCTCTGCATTCAGTGGGACGATGTGCCACTCTCCTGTATCTCGTCCACCCGTGTGTGGTGGCAAG CCCGGATTACCATCACGAACTCCAACCAGAGTGTTCAAAACCCCACAGCCAAAGCGGCTAGAGAAGAACAAAGAGAATATGTCCCAGTTGAATGGAACCGCCATGAGCGGTGGGTGCTACCTCACAATTCCTGCTCAACGTAACATCAGCGTTAACTCTGTTGCAAGCACCTATTCTGAGTTTGCG AGGGATTCTACACATTCTGACTACACATCTGCATAG
- the prc1 gene encoding protein regulator of cytokinesis 1 isoform X1, which translates to MPGNRAAPAAVSGEAIAAESVACLNSALARLRDIWEEIGIPEDQRLQRTDAVKRHVNLLLTRMIEEEENLKQRLLKSIDVCRKELNTLCMELQLPPFEEEEESTILQLEKDLRTRVEVMLKQKKERMHELKLLKERDQDLCDILCTSPYHIDGACVPSLQELDQFRRHLAGLSAEKEHREAEFKSTKKQIILCMEELDRLPDTSFERDVVCEDEEAFCLSKENLTALQELLIQLEEQKMKNQVLCEELRSKITELWERLQISEEERDAFAEYMTGSKGKTIKALQEEFDRLQELKLQNIKRIVEAIRLEISSYWDKCFYSAAQRQAFVPFSSEDYNEDLLCIHDAEISRIKQYYESHKEMFDGVQKWEENWRLFLEFDKKATDPNRFTNRGGNLLKEEKQRAKLQKMLPKLEEELKTSIIAWEQEQGQEFFVNEKKFMDYVAEQWETFHQDKEREKQERLMKKNRQLEEEMYYGSAPKTPNKRRVPGPSTPSSKCRKLNGTSISSSSNSTLRSAFSGTMCHSPVSRPPVCGGKPGLPSRTPTRVFKTPQPKRLEKNKENMSQLNGTAMSGGCYLTIPAQRNISVNSVASTYSEFARELSKATRSNINTNVLNSTITHPPS; encoded by the exons ATGCCGGGAAATCGTGCCGCACCTGCTGCTGTTAGTGG TGAGGCAATAGCTGCTGAATCAGTAGCATGTTTAAATTCAGCATTGGCCCGTCTTCGCGATATCTGGGAAGAAATAGGCATACCAGAAGATCAGCGACTGCAAAGGACCGATGCAGTTAAGAGACATGTGAAT CTTCTCCTAACAAGGATGATTGAGGAAGAGGAGAATTTAAAACAGCGTCTCCTAAAGAGTATTGATGTCTGTCGAAAAGAACTTAATACACTATGCATGGAGCTTCAACTTCCACCATTTGAA GAGGAGGAAGAGTCCACTATTCTTCAGCTGGAAAAGGACTTAAGAACAAGAGTAGAAGTTATGcttaaacagaaaaaagaaagaatgcaTGAATTGAAATTATTAAAGGAGCGCGATCAAGATTTGTGTGATATTCTGTGTACATCTCCATACCACATTGATGGTGCATGTGTTCCAAGTCTCCAGGAACTGGATCAATTTAGAAGGCATTTGGCTGGGCTTTCCGCAGAaaag GAACACCGGGAAGCAGAATTTAAAAGTACAAAGAAGCAGATTATTCTTTGCATGGAGGAACTGGATCGTCTTCCTGACACAAGCTTTGAACGTGATGTAGTTTGTGAGGATGAAGAAGCTTTCTGCCTCTCTAAAGAAAATCTTACAGCATTGCAAGAACTTCTTATTCAG TTGGAAGAACAGAAAATGAAGAATCAAGTATTGTGTGAAGAACTAAGGTCTAAAATTACCGAGCTTTGGGAAAGGCTTCAGATATCTGAAGAAGAACGAGATGCTTTTGCAGAGTATATGACTGGATCAAAAGGAAAGACTATTAAAGCA TTGCAAGAGGAATTTGATCGACTTCAGGAATTGAAGCTGCAGAATATTAAACGTATTGTTGAAGCAATTAGGCTGGAAATATCATCTTACTGGGACAAATGCTTCTATAGTGCTGCCCAAAGACAAGCTTTTGTACCATTTAGTAGTG AGGATTACAATGAAGATCTGCTGTGTATTCATGATGCTGAAATATCTCGCATTAAACAATATTACGAGTCTCACAAAGAAATGTTTGATGGTGTGCAAAAATGGGAAGAGAACTGGCGTCTTTTCTTGGAATTCGAT AAAAAAGCTACAGACCCTAATAGGTTCACAAATCGAGGGGGCAATCTGCTGAAAGAAGAAAAGCAAAGGGCAAAACTGCAGAAGATGCTTCCAAAG TTGGAAGAAGAGCTGAAAACGAGTATTATTGCATGGGAGCAAGAACAGGGACAGGAATTCTTTGTAAATGAGAAAAAATTTATGGACTATGTTGCAGAACAATGGGAGACTTTTCATCAGGATAAAGAGAGGGAGAAACAAGAACGG CTAATGAAGAAGAATCGGCAGCTTGAGGAGGAAATGTATTATGGCAGTGCACCAAAAACCCCTAATAAGAGGCGAGTGCCTGGACCCAGTACACCTAGTAGTAAATGTAGAAAG CTTAATGGCACCTCCATCTCCAGTTCCTCCAACAGCACTCTGCGCTCTGCATTCAGTGGGACGATGTGCCACTCTCCTGTATCTCGTCCACCCGTGTGTGGTGGCAAG CCCGGATTACCATCACGAACTCCAACCAGAGTGTTCAAAACCCCACAGCCAAAGCGGCTAGAGAAGAACAAAGAGAATATGTCCCAGTTGAATGGAACCGCCATGAGCGGTGGGTGCTACCTCACAATTCCTGCTCAACGTAACATCAGCGTTAACTCTGTTGCAAGCACCTATTCTGAGTTTGCG
- the prc1 gene encoding protein regulator of cytokinesis 1 (The RefSeq protein has 2 substitutions compared to this genomic sequence), with translation MRKSEAIAAESVACLNSALARLRDIWEEIGIPEDQRLQRTDAVKRHVNLLLTRMIEEEENLKQRLLKSIDVCRKELNTLCMELQLPPFEEEEESTILQLEKDLRTRVEVMLKQKKERMHELKLLKERDQDLCDILCTSPYHIDGACVPSLQELDQFRRHLAGLSAEKEHREAEFKSTKKQIILCMEELDRLPDTSFERDVVCEDEEAFCLSKENLTALQELLIQLEEQKMKNQVLCEELRSKITELWERLQISEEERDAFAEYMTGSKGKTIKALQEEFDRLQELKLQNIKRIVEAIRLEISSYWDKCFYSAAQRQAFVPFSSEDYNEDLLCIHDAEISRIKQYYESHKEMFDGVQKWEENWRLFLEFDKKATDPNRFTNRGGNLLKEEKQRAKLQKMLPKLEEELKTSIIAWEQEQEQEFFVNEKKFMDYVAEQWETFHQDKEREKQERLMKKNRQLEEEMYYGSAPKTPNKRRVPGPSTPSSKCRKLNGTSISSSSNSTLRSAFSGTMCHSPVSRPPVCGGKPGLPSRTPTRVFKTPQPKRLERNKENMSQLNGTAMSGGCYLTIPAQRNISVNSVASTYSEFARELSKATRSNINTNVLNSTITHPPS, from the exons ATGAGAAAAAG TGAGGCAATAGCTGCTGAATCAGTAGCATGTTTAAATTCAGCATTGGCCCGTCTTCGCGATATCTGGGAAGAAATAGGCATACCAGAAGATCAGCGACTGCAAAGGACCGATGCAGTTAAGAGACATGTGAAT CTTCTCCTAACAAGGATGATTGAGGAAGAGGAGAATTTAAAACAGCGTCTCCTAAAGAGTATTGATGTCTGTCGAAAAGAACTTAATACACTATGCATGGAGCTTCAACTTCCACCATTTGAA GAGGAGGAAGAGTCCACTATTCTTCAGCTGGAAAAGGACTTAAGAACAAGAGTAGAAGTTATGcttaaacagaaaaaagaaagaatgcaTGAATTGAAATTATTAAAGGAGCGCGATCAAGATTTGTGTGATATTCTGTGTACATCTCCATACCACATTGATGGTGCATGTGTTCCAAGTCTCCAGGAACTGGATCAATTTAGAAGGCATTTGGCTGGGCTTTCCGCAGAaaag GAACACCGGGAAGCAGAATTTAAAAGTACAAAGAAGCAGATTATTCTTTGCATGGAGGAACTGGATCGTCTTCCTGACACAAGCTTTGAACGTGATGTAGTTTGTGAGGATGAAGAAGCTTTCTGCCTCTCTAAAGAAAATCTTACAGCATTGCAAGAACTTCTTATTCAG TTGGAAGAACAGAAAATGAAGAATCAAGTATTGTGTGAAGAACTAAGGTCTAAAATTACCGAGCTTTGGGAAAGGCTTCAGATATCTGAAGAAGAACGAGATGCTTTTGCAGAGTATATGACTGGATCAAAAGGAAAGACTATTAAAGCA TTGCAAGAGGAATTTGATCGACTTCAGGAATTGAAGCTGCAGAATATTAAACGTATTGTTGAAGCAATTAGGCTGGAAATATCATCTTACTGGGACAAATGCTTCTATAGTGCTGCCCAAAGACAAGCTTTTGTACCATTTAGTAGTG AGGATTACAATGAAGATCTGCTGTGTATTCATGATGCTGAAATATCTCGCATTAAACAATATTACGAGTCTCACAAAGAAATGTTTGATGGTGTGCAAAAATGGGAAGAGAACTGGCGTCTTTTCTTGGAATTCGAT AAAAAAGCTACAGACCCTAATAGGTTCACAAATCGAGGGGGCAATCTGCTGAAAGAAGAAAAGCAAAGGGCAAAACTGCAGAAGATGCTTCCAAAG TTGGAAGAAGAGCTGAAAACGAGTATTATTGCATGGGAGCAAGAACAGGGACAGGAATTCTTTGTAAATGAGAAAAAATTTATGGACTATGTTGCAGAACAATGGGAGACTTTTCATCAGGATAAAGAGAGGGAGAAACAAGAACGG CTAATGAAGAAGAATCGGCAGCTTGAGGAGGAAATGTATTATGGCAGTGCACCAAAAACCCCTAATAAGAGGCGAGTGCCTGGACCCAGTACACCTAGTAGTAAATGTAGAAAG CTTAATGGCACCTCCATCTCCAGTTCCTCCAACAGCACTCTGCGCTCTGCATTCAGTGGGACGATGTGCCACTCTCCTGTATCTCGTCCACCCGTGTGTGGTGGCAAG CCCGGATTACCATCACGAACTCCAACCAGAGTGTTCAAAACCCCACAGCCAAAGCGGCTAGAGAAGAACAAAGAGAATATGTCCCAGTTGAATGGAACCGCCATGAGCGGTGGGTGCTACCTCACAATTCCTGCTCAACGTAACATCAGCGTTAACTCTGTTGCAAGCACCTATTCTGAGTTTGCG
- the prc1 gene encoding protein regulator of cytokinesis 1 isoform X4: MPGNRAAPAAVSGEAIAAESVACLNSALARLRDIWEEIGIPEDQRLQRTDAVKRHVNLLLTRMIEEEENLKQRLLKSIDVCRKELNTLCMELQLPPFEEEEESTILQLEKDLRTRVEVMLKQKKERMHELKLLKERDQDLCDILCTSPYHIDGACVPSLQELDQFRRHLAGLSAEKEHREAEFKSTKKQIILCMEELDRLPDTSFERDVVCEDEEAFCLSKENLTALQELLIQLEEQKMKNQVLCEELRSKITELWERLQISEEERDAFAEYMTGSKGKTIKALQEEFDRLQELKLQNIKRIVEAIRLEISSYWDKCFYSAAQRQAFVPFSSEDYNEDLLCIHDAEISRIKQYYESHKEMFDGVQKWEENWRLFLEFDKKATDPNRFTNRGGNLLKEEKQRAKLQKMLPKLEEELKTSIIAWEQEQGQEFFVNEKKFMDYVAEQWETFHQDKEREKQERLMKKNRQLEEEMYYGSAPKTPNKRRVPGPSTPSSKCRKLNGTSISSSSNSTLRSAFSGTMCHSPVSRPPVCGGKPGLPSRTPTRVFKTPQPKRLEKNKENMSQLNGTAMSARTFKSYKI, from the exons ATGCCGGGAAATCGTGCCGCACCTGCTGCTGTTAGTGG TGAGGCAATAGCTGCTGAATCAGTAGCATGTTTAAATTCAGCATTGGCCCGTCTTCGCGATATCTGGGAAGAAATAGGCATACCAGAAGATCAGCGACTGCAAAGGACCGATGCAGTTAAGAGACATGTGAAT CTTCTCCTAACAAGGATGATTGAGGAAGAGGAGAATTTAAAACAGCGTCTCCTAAAGAGTATTGATGTCTGTCGAAAAGAACTTAATACACTATGCATGGAGCTTCAACTTCCACCATTTGAA GAGGAGGAAGAGTCCACTATTCTTCAGCTGGAAAAGGACTTAAGAACAAGAGTAGAAGTTATGcttaaacagaaaaaagaaagaatgcaTGAATTGAAATTATTAAAGGAGCGCGATCAAGATTTGTGTGATATTCTGTGTACATCTCCATACCACATTGATGGTGCATGTGTTCCAAGTCTCCAGGAACTGGATCAATTTAGAAGGCATTTGGCTGGGCTTTCCGCAGAaaag GAACACCGGGAAGCAGAATTTAAAAGTACAAAGAAGCAGATTATTCTTTGCATGGAGGAACTGGATCGTCTTCCTGACACAAGCTTTGAACGTGATGTAGTTTGTGAGGATGAAGAAGCTTTCTGCCTCTCTAAAGAAAATCTTACAGCATTGCAAGAACTTCTTATTCAG TTGGAAGAACAGAAAATGAAGAATCAAGTATTGTGTGAAGAACTAAGGTCTAAAATTACCGAGCTTTGGGAAAGGCTTCAGATATCTGAAGAAGAACGAGATGCTTTTGCAGAGTATATGACTGGATCAAAAGGAAAGACTATTAAAGCA TTGCAAGAGGAATTTGATCGACTTCAGGAATTGAAGCTGCAGAATATTAAACGTATTGTTGAAGCAATTAGGCTGGAAATATCATCTTACTGGGACAAATGCTTCTATAGTGCTGCCCAAAGACAAGCTTTTGTACCATTTAGTAGTG AGGATTACAATGAAGATCTGCTGTGTATTCATGATGCTGAAATATCTCGCATTAAACAATATTACGAGTCTCACAAAGAAATGTTTGATGGTGTGCAAAAATGGGAAGAGAACTGGCGTCTTTTCTTGGAATTCGAT AAAAAAGCTACAGACCCTAATAGGTTCACAAATCGAGGGGGCAATCTGCTGAAAGAAGAAAAGCAAAGGGCAAAACTGCAGAAGATGCTTCCAAAG TTGGAAGAAGAGCTGAAAACGAGTATTATTGCATGGGAGCAAGAACAGGGACAGGAATTCTTTGTAAATGAGAAAAAATTTATGGACTATGTTGCAGAACAATGGGAGACTTTTCATCAGGATAAAGAGAGGGAGAAACAAGAACGG CTAATGAAGAAGAATCGGCAGCTTGAGGAGGAAATGTATTATGGCAGTGCACCAAAAACCCCTAATAAGAGGCGAGTGCCTGGACCCAGTACACCTAGTAGTAAATGTAGAAAG CTTAATGGCACCTCCATCTCCAGTTCCTCCAACAGCACTCTGCGCTCTGCATTCAGTGGGACGATGTGCCACTCTCCTGTATCTCGTCCACCCGTGTGTGGTGGCAAG CCCGGATTACCATCACGAACTCCAACCAGAGTGTTCAAAACCCCACAGCCAAAGCGGCTAGAGAAGAACAAAGAGAATATGTCCCAGTTGAATGGAACCGCCATGAGCG